The following are encoded together in the Brassica napus cultivar Da-Ae chromosome A9, Da-Ae, whole genome shotgun sequence genome:
- the LOC106388735 gene encoding uncharacterized protein LOC106388735 yields the protein MGNSISNSQNDQTSPVKRDVSMERGGCKESHTTIEEAEKEKQCECLHAKMQECMETHSDYYHPIFAAAKEAGDKAIHREVQAFIIPSSVGRDIKEWRGAKVEEELEKFMGFMERGGCKESWMALVHCNMEDCAKEDRDKFMSVVRECLETHSDYYQPYFKAGAEVAEEAMVKHIIEAFSTTSDQPIAKAGEDEFDERFLDFMKGGACHEIFTSLVDLDCWE from the coding sequence ATGGGGAATTCCATTTCCAATTCTCAAAACGACCAAAcctcgccggtgaagagagatgTGTCAATGGAAAGAGGTGGTTGCAAAGAATCACACACGACGATTGAAGAAGCTGAGAAGGAGAAGCAATGTGAGTGCTTGCATGCGAAGATGCAGGAGTGTATGGAGACCCACTCTGATTACTATCACCCGATATTCGCTGCTGCGAAAGAAGCTGGTGACAAAGCGATACATAGGGAAGTCCAAGCCTTCATAATACCGTCATCTGTTGGGCGAGATATAAAGGAGTGGAGAGGCGCAAAGGTGGAAGAGGAACTAGAGAAGTTCATGGGATTCATGGAAAGAGGTGGCTGTAAAGAATCATGGATGGCTTTGGTACATTGCAATATGGAAGATTGCGCTAAGGAAGACAGGGATAAGTTTATGTCCGTGGTACGCGAATGTTTGGAGACTCACTCTGATTACTATCAACCATATTTCAAGGCAGGAGCTGAAGTTGCTGAAGAAGCGATGGTTAAGCATATTATCGAAGCCTTCTCAACGACGTCAGATCAACCAATAGCAAAAGCAGGGGAAGACGAATTTGACGAGCGGTTCTTGGACTTCATGAAAGGAGGTGCTTGCCATGAAATCTTTACATCTTTGGTAGATTTAGATTGCTGGGAATAA